The following proteins come from a genomic window of Daphnia carinata strain CSIRO-1 chromosome 6, CSIRO_AGI_Dcar_HiC_V3, whole genome shotgun sequence:
- the LOC130689443 gene encoding ATP synthase subunit g, mitochondrial-like, with protein sequence MAKALTGLAAKAPGLIKGVVDYSTPKLNTFWHYARVELAPPTPTDIPKITSGLQSLVKSAKTGKWKQVPVKDAWLNTLITAEIAFWFFVGECIGKGSIVGYKV encoded by the exons atggcaaaggCTCTGACTGGTTTAGCCGCGAAAGCCCCAGGACTGATCAAGG GTGTTGTCGATTACTCAACTCCAAAGCTGAACACCTTCTGGCATTATGCTCGAGTTGAATTGGCCCCCCCTACCCCAACTGATATTCCAAAAATCACGTCAGGTCTTCAAAGCCTTGTCAAATCTGCCAAAACTGGCAAATGGAAGCAAGTTCCAGTGAAG GATGCTTGGCTGAACACTCTGATCACAGCTGAAATTGCTTTCTGGTTCTTTGTTGGAGAGTGCATTGGCAAAGGAAGCATTGTTGGATACAAAGTTTGA
- the LOC130689434 gene encoding vitamin D3 receptor-like → MMPRSFPPFDSIIQELAQKLDVEDETLLCSEKMFEKKEESFTRCYTKEKIEKPCVVCGDHATGCHYKCWTCEGCKGFFRRSLSKKGTYTCDWGNNCIVDKFSRTQCQKCRYDKCIAMGMVSNSTHMYVPSGQKVKCLAKESNVIPVLKVSSARRRIVKPTMPDTITDLLNPIVRAYRETFTRNGPSRSNSLNHATEINCLAALHMADMLTPTIGKVITFAKALAGFNTFTTDDQICLLLGSCIEVLCLRTALRFDVVRQGFPLRGEQLLTRSDVLAQPELGMLSPLFSYAQRIADLKLDETEAAILIATWILQSSRPDLKEPEGVEVFQESVMNVAMSYAKNGPHGTDELRWLKTLMARSPPLLGISVRAQTDKLAIYLLIEHVVTLPLSFLHLFEEDD, encoded by the exons ATGATGCCCCGCTCTTTTCC GCCGTTTGACTCCATTATCCAGGAGCTTGCCCAAAAATTGGATGTCGAAGATGAAACATTGCTTTGTagtgaaaaaatgtttgaaaagaaagaagaaagcttTACCAGATGTTACACTAAGGAAAAAATCGAGAAACCGTGCGTCGTTTGCGGTGACCATGCCACCGGTTGCCATTACAAATGTTGGACTTGTGAAGGCTGCAAG GGCTTTTTCCGTCGAAGTCTCTCAAAAAAAGGAACCTATACGTGCGATTGGGGAAACAATTGTATAGTCGACAAATTTTCACGTACCCAATGCCAGAAATGTCGTTACGATAAATGTATCGCCATGGGAATGGTTTCAAACTCGACGCATATGTACGTACCATCAGGTCAAAAAGTGAAATGTTTAGCGAAAGAAAGCAATGTCATACCAGTCCTGAAGGTGTCATCTGCCAGAAGACGGATAGTTAAACCCACGATGCCTGATACTATTACCGACCTGCTCAACCCCATTGTTCGAGCTTATCGGGAGACTTTCACACGAAACGGTCCGAGTCGA AGCAACTCCCTCAATCACGCGACTGAAATCAATTGCCTTGCTGCACTTCATATGGCTGACATGCTAACACCGACCATAGGCAAGGTGATAACGTTTGCCAAAGCGCTTGCTGGATTCAACACT TTTACGACAGACGACCAGATTTGCCTATTACTAGGATCGTGCATCGAAGTTCTCTGCCTGAGAACGGCCTTAAGGTTCGATGTGGTTCGGCAGGGCTTTCCTTTGCGAGGTGAACAACTGCTCACTCGATCGGATGTACTAGCTCAACCTGAGCTCGGAATGCTATCGCCACTTTTCAGCTATGCGCAACGCATAGCTGACCTAAAGTTGGATGAAACTGAAGCTGCCATCTTAATTGCTACCTGGATCCTTCAG TCGTCTAGACCTGATCTAAAAGAACCGGAGGGTGTTGAAGTGTTTCAAGAATCAGTTATGAATGTGGCCATGTCATACGCCAAGAATGGACCCCATGGTACAGACGAACTACGATGGCTGAAAACCTTAATGGCACGTTCTCCACCCCTATTGGGAATCTCTGTCCGTGCCCAGACTGATAAGTTAGCCATCTATTTGCTCATCGAACATGTCGTGACCCTTCCGTTGTCCTTTCTGCACCTTTTCGAAGAAGACGATTGA
- the LOC130689435 gene encoding guanine nucleotide-binding protein subunit beta-2-like, translated as MPPKDDPETAALKQELQALIEQCKGLQKGFSDITLEAATSSAEDLPRIKATTRRMLKGHINKVTSCHYSGDSRHLVSGSLDGKLIVWDTWTGNKIQVIPLRSAWVMCSVFAPSGNYVACGGMDNMCTVYDVNNRDSSGTAKITRELAGYEGFLSTCRFLEDSKIVTGSGDMMITVWDLEAGKKLDQTPAHVGDVCSMSLKAELNLIVTGSVDRCIKLWDVRTLKCVQTFFGHEADVNSVCFHPSGQAFVSASEDKTARLFDIRSDQQVFVYRPPTANSSLTCCSVSQSGRILLAGSDDSTVHLWDLLKGEHNGNLQGHENRITGLSVADSGIGVATSSWDNAVRVWG; from the exons ATGCCACCTAAAGACGATCCCGAAACGGCCGCGCTGAAACAGGAGCTGCAGGCTCTTATAGAGCAATGCAAG GGCTTGCAAAAGGGTTTCTCAGATATAACACTGGAAGCCGCCACGTCCAGCGCCGAGGATTTGCCAAGGATCAAGGCTACAACCAGGCGGATGCTCAAGGGCCACATCAACAAAGTCACATCGTGCCATTATTCCGGTGATTCGAG ACATCTCGTGTCCGGTTCACTCGATGGTAAGCTGATCGTCTGGGACACGTGGACTGGCAATAAGATCCAGGTCATCCCTTTGAGATCGGCATGGGTCATGTGTTCCGTGTTTGCTCCTTCGGGCAATTACGTTG CTTGCGGAGGCATGGACAACATGTGCACCGTTTACGACGTCAACAATCGTGATAGTTCCGGAACGGCAAAAATCACAAGAGAATTAGCGGGTTACGAAGGTTTTCTTTCCACCTGTCGATTCTTGGAAG ATAGCAAGATTGTAACTGGATCTGGTGATATGATGATAACTGTCTGGGATTTGGAGGCCGGCAAGAAACTCGACCAAACACCAGCGCACGTCGGTGATGTTTGCTCCATGTCACTTAAAGCTGAGCTGAATCTCATCGTCACTGGCTCCGTTGATCGATGTATCAAATTGTGGGATGTCCGTACGCTCAAATGCGTGCAAACTTTCTTTGGGCATGAAGCCGATGTCAACTCTGTTTGT TTTCATCCTTCTGGCCAAGCGTTTGTGTCTGCATCCGAAGATAAAACTGCCCGCCTTTTCGACATCCGATCCGATCAGCAA GTATTTGTTTATCGGCCTCCTACTGCCAATTCCAGCCTGACTTGCTGCAGCGTGTCCCAGTCAGGCCGAATTCTTTTAGCTGGCTCGGATGACTCGACGGTTCACCTATGGGATCTTCTCAAAGGAGAGCATAATG GAAACCTTCAAGGACATGAAAACCGAATTACCGGCCTCTCAGTGGCCGACAGCGGTATCGGCGTTGCTACGTCTTCCTGGGACAATGCAGTCCGGGTTTGGGGATAA